Proteins co-encoded in one Setaria viridis chromosome 9, Setaria_viridis_v4.0, whole genome shotgun sequence genomic window:
- the LOC117835874 gene encoding ABC transporter G family member 5: MVISVILGAQANAENPHLYLSLFLSLAAAGSEVGVYRGAGLAGRRGGGAVTGERGEMSRFVDKLPFFDRRSSPMEEAEDIPRNGLLHMHHQPHQHHHSGLLMQPQPSPPVKQQQSFTLAQLLKRVNEARSDASSPTSSPTHSHYTIELGGSVPGSTGSDLSEHMHGGGRGGDGPLLPFVLKFTDLTYSVKQRKKGSCLPALPFRRGGGEPAEPEAPRMKTLLDNISGEAREGEIMAVLGASGSGKSTLIDALANRIVKESLHGSVTLNGESLDSNLLKVISAYVMQDDLLYPMLTVEETLMFAAEFRLPRSLPTKEKKKRVQALIDQLGLRNAAGTIIGDEGHRGVSGGERRRVSIGVDIIHDPIVLFLDEPTSGLDSTSAFMVVKVLQRIAQSGSVVVMSIHQPSYRILGLLDRLLFLSRGQTVYYGPPGALPSFFDDFGKPIPGNENPTEFALDLIRELETMPDGARDLVEHNRKWQMRMAPKAKHHDGRGEKPSLSLKEAISASISRGKLVSGATDGSVSVHSGEPLPAAAVSKFANPFWIEMGVLTRRAFINTKRTPEIFIIRLAAVLVTGFILATIFWRLDDSPKGVQERLGFFAIAMSTMFYTCSDALPVFLNERYIFLRETAYNAYRRSSYVLSHTIVGFPSLIVLSLAFALTTFFAVGLAGGAEGFFFFVAIVLASFWAGSGFATFLSGVVTNVMLGYPVVVSTLAYFLLFSGFFINRDRIPRYWIWFHYLSLVKYPYEAVMQNEFSDPGRCFVRGVQMFDNTPLAALPGVLKVRVLRAMSQSLGVDIGTATCITTGPDFLAQQAVTDLTKWDCLWITVAWGFLFRILFYISLLLGSRNKRR; this comes from the coding sequence ATGGTTATTAGTGTGATCCTCGGAGCCCAAGCCAACGCCGAGAACCCTCACCTCTATCTATCTCTCTTTCTCTCACTCGCCGCGGCGGGCAGCGAGGTAGGGGTGTACAGGGGAGCGGGGCTtgccggccggcgagggggaggGGCGGTGACTGGTGAGCGCGGCGAGATGTCGCGGTTCGTGGACAAGCTGCCGTTCTTTGACAGGAGATCGTCGCCGATGGAGGAAGCCGAGGACATCCCGCGGAACGGCCTCCTGCACATGCACCACCAGccgcaccagcaccaccacagcGGCCTGCTCATGCAGCcgcagccgtcgccgccggtgaaGCAGCAGCAGTCGTTCACGCTGGCCCAGCTGCTGAAGCGCGTCAACGAGGCGCGCAGCGACGCGTCGTCGCCCACGTCCTCGCCCACGCACTCGCACTACACCATCGAGCTGGGCGGCTCCGTCCCGGGCTCCACCGGCAGCGACCTGAGCGAGCAcatgcacggcggcggccgcgggggggACGGGCCGCTGCTGCCGTTCGTGCTCAAGTTCACGGACCTGACATACAGCGTCAAGCAGCGGAAGAAGGGCTCGTGCCTGCCGGCGCTGCCGTTCCGCCGCGGTGGCGGGGAGCCGGCCGAGCCCGAGGCGCCCAGGATGAAGACGCTGCTGGACAACATCTCCGGCGAGGCGCGGGAGGGCGAGATCATGGCAGTGCTTGGCGCCAGCGGCTCCGGCAAGAGCACGCTCATCGACGCGCTCGCCAACCGCATCGTCAAGGAGAGCCTCCACGGCTCCGTCACGCTCAACGGCGAGTCGCTCGACAGCAACCTACTCAAGGTCATCTCCGCGTACGTCATGCAGGACGACCTCCTGTACCCGATGCTCACCGTGGAGGAGACCCTCATGTTCGCCGCCGAGTTCCGCCTCCCGCGCTCCCTCCCCaccaaggagaagaagaagcgcgTGCAGGCGCTCATCGACCAGCTCGGCCTGCGCAACGCGGCCGGCACCATCATCGGCGACGAGGGCCACCGCGGCGTGTCGGGCGGGGAGCGCCGCCGCGTGTCCATCGGCGTGGACATCATCCACGATCCCATCGTGCTGTTCCTCGACGAGCCCACCTCCGGGCTCGACTCCACCAGCGCCTTCATGGTGGTCAAGGTGCTCCAGCGCATCGCGCAGAGCGGCAGCGTGGTGGTTATGTCCATCCACCAGCCGAGCTACCGCATCCTCGGCCTCCTCGACCGCCTCCTGTTCCTCTCCCGCGGCCAGACGGTGTACTACGGCCCGCCGGGCGCGCTGCCGTCCTTCTTCGACGACTTCGGCAAGCCCATCCCGGGCAACGAGAACCCGACCGAGTTCGCGCTCGACCTCATCAGGGAGCTGGAGACCATGCCGGACGGGGCCAGGGACCTCGTCGAGCACAACAGAAAGTGGCAGATGCGCATGGCGCCAAAGGCGAAGCACCACGACGGGCGCGGCGAGAAGCCGTCGCTGTCCCTGAAGGAGGCCATCAGCGCCAGCATCTCGCGCGGGAAGCTCGTGTCCGGCGCGACCGACGGGTCCGTGTCCGTGCATTCCGGGGAGCCGttgccggcggccgcggtgTCCAAGTTCGCAAACCCGTTCTGGATCGAGATGGGTGTCCTGACCCGCCGCGCGTTCATCAACACGAAGCGCACGCCGGAGATCTTCATCATCCGGCTGGCCGCCGTGCTGGTGACGGGGTTCATCCTGGCGACCATCTTCTGGCGCCTGGACGACTCCCCCAAGGGCGTGCAGGAGCGGCTTGGCTTCTTCGCCATCGCCATGTCCACCATGTTCTACACCTGCTCCGACGCGCTCCCGGTGTTCCTCAACGAGCGCTACATCTTCCTCCGCGAGACGGCCTACAACGCGTACCGGCGGTCCTCGTACGTGCTCTCCCACACCATCGTCGGCTTCCCGTCCCTGATCGTGCTCTCCCTGGCGTTCGCGCTCACCACCTTCTTCGCCGTGGgcctggccggcggcgccgagggcttcttcttcttcgtggCCATCGTGCTGGCGTCCTTCTGGGCCGGGTCCGGGTTCGCGACGTTCCTCTCCGGCGTGGTGACCAACGTGATGCTGGGGTACCCCGTGGTGGTGTCGACGCTGGCCTACTTCCTCCTCTTCAGCGGCTTCTTCATCAACCGCGACCGCATCCCGCGGTACTGGATCTGGTTCCACTACCTGTCGCTGGTGAAGTACCCGTACGAGGCGGTGATGCAGAACGAGTTCAGCGACCCGGGGCGGTGCTTCGTGCGGGGCGTGCAGATGTTCGACAACACGCCGCTGGCCGCCCTGCCGGGGGTGCTCAAGGTGCGGGTGCTGCGCGCCATGAGCCAGTCGCTGGGCGTGGACATCGGCACGGCGACGTGCATCACCACGGGGCCCGACTTCCTGGCGCAGCAGGCAGTGACGGACCTCACCAAGTGGGACTGCCTCTGGATCACCGTCGCCTGGGGGTTCCTATTCAGGATCCTCTTCTACATCTCGCTGCTGCTCGGGAGCAGGAACAAGAGGAGGTGA